Proteins from a single region of Pseudopedobacter saltans DSM 12145:
- a CDS encoding glycosyltransferase family 2 protein, whose protein sequence is MEVKISIVIPTYKRPNLLKRCLIQLIKQSVDISFFEVIVVSDGPDRETQLLIDETVAKGVINLKFISSDVKMGPAHARNIGWLAAKGELIAFTDDDCMPDPDWLKAILDNYKGEKFIAYSGKTIVPISRRPHDFELNTGRLQDADFITANCACTKQALIRIGGFDVRFKLAWREDSDLEFKLIEQGIPIVTLHEARVVHPVRKCQWAVSVKEQKKVIYDALLFKKYPALYRRKIANGTAWNYYLILLFTLLSVYAVYKEMPYVAFVCLLLVVGFILSFTWKRLKYADKSLRHVAEMFITSVIIPYVAVYWKTYGAIKFRVMLL, encoded by the coding sequence ATGGAAGTAAAGATTTCGATAGTTATACCTACATACAAGAGACCGAATCTATTGAAGAGATGCCTGATACAGTTAATTAAGCAAAGTGTTGATATCTCCTTTTTTGAGGTTATTGTCGTTAGTGATGGACCGGATAGAGAGACCCAGCTTTTGATAGATGAAACTGTTGCAAAGGGCGTTATAAACCTTAAGTTTATCTCTTCTGACGTTAAAATGGGGCCTGCCCATGCCAGAAATATTGGCTGGCTGGCTGCAAAAGGTGAATTAATAGCTTTTACTGACGATGATTGCATGCCTGATCCAGATTGGCTAAAGGCGATACTGGACAATTATAAGGGCGAAAAGTTTATCGCTTATAGTGGAAAAACCATTGTCCCTATTTCTCGAAGGCCACATGATTTTGAACTGAATACGGGAAGACTTCAGGACGCCGACTTTATTACAGCAAACTGTGCCTGTACCAAGCAGGCGCTTATCCGGATTGGTGGTTTTGATGTGCGTTTTAAATTAGCCTGGAGAGAAGATAGCGATCTGGAGTTTAAGCTGATTGAACAAGGAATTCCGATTGTTACGTTACATGAAGCACGTGTGGTTCATCCGGTAAGGAAATGTCAGTGGGCGGTGAGTGTAAAGGAGCAGAAGAAAGTAATTTACGATGCGTTGCTTTTTAAGAAATATCCTGCATTGTACCGCAGGAAAATTGCCAATGGTACTGCCTGGAATTATTATCTGATTCTGCTGTTTACATTATTATCGGTATATGCGGTTTACAAGGAAATGCCATATGTGGCTTTCGTCTGTTTGCTGCTGGTGGTCGGTTTTATCTTAAGTTTTACCTGGAAGAGATTAAAATATGCCGATAAGTCGCTGAGGCATGTTGCCGAAATGTTTATTACTTCTGT
- a CDS encoding carbamoyltransferase family protein — MYTLGINTVFHDSSACLLKDGRLIAAVEDERFTHFKHGKRPIPFSTYELPFHAIDFCLKTAGIHLNDVDHIAYSFNPYAILPIEMLGESSCLVPLFSNQRDFDAEIGNPWNNLFLTSIINAENQLMDGYPHHLQKRFYKADKSNWSWHFVDHHLAHAASAFLPSPFSRAAILTLDGRGENCSTTYSVGQDNNIQKINEVQLPHSLGLLYERVTTYLGFLHSSDEYKIMALASYGKPVFVNDFREIIQYTGNGQYQIVDERLEERFGPTRLRGDEFTDHHFNIARSLQYVLEETVLELCEWLYDVTKEGNLCIAGGVGLNCVLNARIRDKSSFKEVWVQPAAGDSGTALGAALCVDAEQRKSQTRDFKMEHVYWGPDYSDSEIEAFLLKCKIPFQRMEDIATETAELLADNKIIGWFQGKMEYGPRSLGARSILASPIDPKMQSLLNIVKDREDFRPVAPVVLEEDASEWFEGAGKSPFMLFVYDVIKEREQLIPAVKHIDGTARVQTINPDQNSLYYGLIRAFKEKTGVPVLVNTSFNTLGKPIVCSPRDAIECFWTSPFDALVIGSFLIEKDYGSKDFDSYTYIQETESIEEMPDTVN; from the coding sequence ATGTACACACTTGGTATTAACACAGTTTTCCACGATTCTTCTGCATGCCTTTTAAAGGATGGAAGACTGATTGCAGCCGTAGAAGATGAAAGATTCACTCATTTTAAGCATGGCAAAAGGCCTATCCCTTTCAGCACCTACGAATTGCCTTTCCATGCCATTGATTTTTGTTTGAAAACGGCCGGGATACATCTTAATGATGTAGACCATATCGCTTATTCCTTTAATCCATATGCTATTCTTCCAATAGAAATGCTGGGAGAATCGTCTTGTCTGGTGCCCTTGTTTTCCAATCAGCGGGATTTTGATGCAGAGATAGGTAATCCGTGGAACAACCTGTTTCTTACCTCTATTATCAATGCCGAAAACCAATTGATGGATGGCTATCCGCACCATCTGCAGAAAAGATTCTATAAAGCAGATAAAAGCAATTGGAGCTGGCATTTTGTAGATCACCATTTGGCACATGCTGCAAGTGCGTTTTTACCTTCCCCTTTTTCAAGGGCCGCTATTCTAACATTAGACGGGCGGGGAGAAAATTGTTCTACTACCTATAGTGTGGGGCAAGACAACAATATACAGAAGATAAACGAAGTACAGTTACCTCATTCTTTGGGTTTACTGTATGAGCGTGTAACAACATACCTGGGCTTTCTGCATTCTTCCGATGAGTATAAGATAATGGCTTTGGCATCGTACGGTAAGCCTGTATTTGTGAATGATTTCAGGGAGATTATTCAATACACCGGTAACGGGCAATACCAGATTGTGGATGAGAGATTAGAAGAGCGATTTGGACCTACAAGATTAAGAGGTGACGAGTTTACGGATCATCATTTCAATATAGCGCGTTCATTACAGTATGTACTGGAAGAAACAGTTTTGGAACTATGCGAATGGCTGTACGATGTGACTAAAGAAGGCAACCTGTGCATTGCCGGTGGTGTAGGGTTAAACTGTGTGCTGAATGCGAGAATACGCGATAAAAGTTCTTTTAAAGAAGTATGGGTACAGCCAGCTGCGGGAGATTCAGGGACGGCATTAGGGGCCGCTCTTTGTGTAGATGCGGAACAGCGCAAAAGCCAAACCCGGGACTTTAAAATGGAACATGTCTATTGGGGGCCGGATTATAGCGATTCTGAAATTGAGGCTTTCTTATTGAAATGTAAGATTCCATTCCAAAGAATGGAAGATATTGCTACCGAGACAGCGGAACTGCTGGCGGATAATAAAATAATAGGTTGGTTTCAAGGAAAAATGGAATATGGTCCGCGTTCGCTGGGAGCCAGATCTATTTTGGCATCGCCTATTGATCCAAAAATGCAGTCTTTGCTGAATATTGTAAAGGACCGCGAGGATTTCCGTCCTGTTGCCCCAGTTGTGTTGGAAGAGGATGCGTCAGAATGGTTTGAAGGTGCAGGAAAATCTCCATTTATGTTGTTTGTTTATGACGTGATTAAGGAACGTGAACAACTTATTCCTGCAGTAAAACATATTGATGGAACAGCCAGGGTGCAAACTATCAATCCCGATCAGAACTCATTGTATTACGGATTGATTAGGGCTTTTAAAGAAAAAACAGGAGTACCGGTGCTGGTAAATACCTCATTTAATACGCTTGGAAAACCTATTGTTTGTAGTCCGCGAGACGCGATAGAATGTTTCTGGACATCTCCGTTTGATGCTTTGGTTATTGGTTCATTTTTAATTGAGAAAGATTATGGAAGTAAAGATTTCGATAGTTATACCTACATACAAGAGACCGAATCTATTGAAGAGATGCCTGATACAGTTAATTAA